From one Trifolium pratense cultivar HEN17-A07 linkage group LG1, ARS_RC_1.1, whole genome shotgun sequence genomic stretch:
- the LOC123903642 gene encoding uncharacterized protein LOC123903642 — translation MNSSTFCSLFLGLILISQSPLSANARGLGGGLVDELCNSEYIEDKIACHSILGSNPEAMKAKNYKQLSRAILTIGINKAVEGQNFLKGLAATTKSPALTQCANFDYDGVVGSFKSSLGEIKEDTETANYDAGVAHDGPAQCDRGMEAEHIVNPQVTALNRQIFLLSQMASYATDKLSEVTP, via the coding sequence atgaatTCTTCAACATTTTGTTCTTTGTTCCTTGGTTTGATCCTAATTTCGCAATCACCTTTGTCTGCAAATGCAAGAGGACTCGGAGGAGGACTAGTCGATGAACTTTGCAACTCCGAATACATCGAGGATAAGATAGCATGTCACAGCATTCTAGGATCAAATCCAGAAGCCATGAAAGCAAAGAATTACAAACAACTCTCAAGGGCTATCCTTACAATAGGAATTAACAAAGCAGTTGAAGGACAAAATTTCCTTAAAGGATTGGCAGCTACAACGAAATCTCCAGCCCTAACACAATGTGCAAATTTTGATTATGATGGTGTTGTTGGCTCTTTTAAAAGTTCTCTTGGTGAAATCAAAGAGGATACTGAAACTGCTAATTATGATGCTGGTGTTGCTCATGATGGTCCTGCTCAATGTGATAGAGGAATGGAAGCTGAACACATTGTTAATCCCCAAGTTACAGCTCTTAACCGTCAGATCTTTTTACTTAGCCAAATGGCATCATATGCGACAGATAAACTTTCTGAAGTTACTCCTTAA
- the LOC123903626 gene encoding uncharacterized protein LOC123903626, protein MNSSTFCSLFLGLILISQSPLSANARGLGGGLVDELCNSEYIEDKIACHSILGSNPEAMKAKNYKQLSKAILTIGINKAVEGQNFLKGLAATTKSPALTQCANFDYDGVVGSFKSSLGEIKEDTETANYDAGVAHDGPAQCDRGMEAEHIVNPQVTALNRQIFLLSQMASYATDKLSEVTP, encoded by the coding sequence atgaatTCTTCAACATTTTGTTCTTTGTTCCTTGGTTTGATCCTAATTTCGCAATCACCTTTGTCTGCAAATGCAAGAGGACTCGGAGGAGGACTAGTCGATGAACTTTGCAACTCCGAATACATCGAGGATAAGATAGCATGTCACAGCATTCTAGGATCAAATCCAGAAGCCATGAAAGCAAAGAATTACAAACAACTCTCAAAGGCTATCCTTACAATCGGAATTAACAAAGCAGTTGAAGGACAAAATTTCCTTAAAGGATTGGCAGCTACAACGAAATCTCCAGCCCTAACACAATGTGCAAATTTTGATTATGATGGTGTTGTTGGCTCTTTTAAAAGTTCTCTTGGTGAAATCAAAGAGGATACTGAAACTGCTAATTATGATGCTGGTGTTGCTCATGATGGTCCTGCTCAATGTGATAGAGGAATGGAAGCTGAACACATTGTTAATCCCCAAGTTACAGCTCTTAACCGTCAGATCTTTTTACTTAGCCAAATGGCATCATATGCGACAGATAAACTTTCCGAAGTTACTCCTTAA